The DNA window CTTTCCAATCGTTCAGGAGGAACCATTTTGAAATGTGCATCCTTGGCAGGAAGGCTCACTTCTAAAAATTTTGGAACATATTTTAAAAATTCTTGAAAATCCATAATCAAAACCTATTTTTGCAGATTAGAAACTGTTATAAATATAGTTTAAAAAAATTAAATTCCAAAATGGAAATTCCCCAAATAACGAAAGACAAATTCCAAATTCCAAATAACAAATTCCAAATAACAAAAATAACGAAAGCGCAGGAGAACTAAAAAAACAAACCATCAACAATAAACAATAAACAATAAACCATAAATGTATAGCAAAGAGGAAGCACAACGATTGAAGCGGGAATTTTGGATTGAATTTGCCGAAAAATACCCTCGGAAATGGATTTTGTATGACACCAAAATCAAGGACTTTTCGTTTAAATTTTTTGCCGACAATAAAAAAGCGCAAGTACTTATTGACATCGAACATCGCGATGACGAAAAACGCATCATTTATTTCGAAAAGTTGGAATCTCTGAAAAGTATTTTAGAGGATGATTTTGTCAAGGATTTGGTATTCGAGAAAAATTTCACGCTCGAAAGTGGCAAAATTATCAGTAGAATTTGGGTCGAAAAACTACAATTAAGCATCAGCAACAGAAACCATTGGAACGAGATTTTTGATTTTTTCTTCGAAAATATGAATGCGCTCGAAATGTTTTATTGGGAATATGGGGATTACATCCGAGATTTAGAAACCAATACCTAAACCACAATAAACTATAAACTATAAACTATAAACTATAAACTATAAACCATAAACTTACAAAGGTTTTGGGTACCGTTTTTTAATATTCCGAATCAACTCTTCGAGCCCGTTGAGCTTCAATTCATAGATCAATTGCAGCTGTTGACCCAATTCTCCTTTTGGAAAGCCTTTGTTGGAATACCAAACCACATAATATTCCGGCAAATCGATAAGATACCTGCCTTCGTATTTGCCAAAAGGCATTTTGGTATGAGCCAACTTGATAAGTTGTTTCGGGTCTTGTTCCATATTTTTTTAGAGAAAAGAATATAGAAAATAGAGTATAGACTTAAGCTAGAATCTATATTCTATTTTCTTTGTTCTTTGTTCTTAGTTCTATTTCCAATTAAAACTAATCTTCTTCTCGATTTCAGTGTTCAAACTCAAGAAAACGGGGCAAGTCATTGCGGTTCTTTCAAGAATGGTTTTGGTTTTTTCATCGGTAGCAAGGTTCATATCAAAAACAACTTCGATAGCGCTAATTCTTCTGGGTTCGGCTTGCATAATTTTGGTTACAGCAGCGGTAGAACCTGTGAAATCAACGTTTAAATCCCTAGCTTTGATTCCCATAACGGTCATCATACAACTGGCCAAAGCATTGGCAACAGTATCTGTCGGTGAGAAAGCTTCCCCTTTTCCGTTATTGTCTAATGGTGCATCGGAAATGATTTCGCTACCCGATTGCAAATGAATGGATGAAGTTCTTAAATCGCCTAAATAAGTTACTTTTGAAGTCATAGTTTGAGTTTTTGTTTGTGGTTTGTAGTTTATGTTTTGTGGTTTATGGTTTGCTTTGTCTTAATACTTGATACTTAAATCTTAATACTTACTTTGCTTCTTTTATTGTCAAATCGGTGTCGTAATACAAGATATAAATTCCTTTATTGGTATAACCTCCATCTGTTTTTTTGTAAAATTCAAACTTATTGTCGACTTGCTCTGTTGCGACAGAATCGGCCGTTTCCTGATAGGTTTTATCTTGAGCCAATCGCATCATCGTATCAAAAGTCACATCAAAACCACGTGTGGCATAGGTACTAGGGGCAATCTTGTTTTTCTTGCGGTATTCTTTTTCGAAAATCAGTGCTTCCATTGATTCGTTTTCGCGAGCTATCGAAGGATACATTAGTTTTAATTTGGTCAGGTTTTCAAAATTAATCTCATCGGTATCCAAAGTTTCATTGGGTTCCATAATCACCAACTCCACATTATAAGTAGCCATAACACTCATCATAGTTGCCATAGTCCACTTGACCATTCCCGTATTTTCAGAAGCTAAAAGGACGTAATTGATTTTGCCTTTGACCAGCAAACTTTTGAAACTCTCTGCAGATAAACTCCCGTTTTCGAGCAAAGCAGCAAATTTTACTTCTGGATAATTCTGTTGAATGAATTGTCTTGCCGACTCCTTTTTCTTATCGACAACTGCAATAATATTTCCCCCTTTTGAAATCATATATTCGAAAACGGCTCTTTTCAAAGCTTCAGCTGTTGGGATAGTTTGGTACAAATTAGGAAACGCATTACCAATATCTTTCGATAAAGGAGAAATTACAGCCACATTCTTATCAGTCAATAAAGCAGCGGTTTTCTCCACATTATTTTGATAAAACGGACCGATAATCGCGTGAGCAGACTCTAAATTATTTTGCTGATGAATAGTGGCAATGTTGGAACTATTTTTGGTTTCTTGTGAATCGAAAATACTAACATCTACAGGAATTCCGATACTTCGAGCCGAATCTATAGCCATCAATGCGCCCGAATAAAAATCCAAAGTCATATTCAAAAATTTGTCTTTTTTCAAGCGATTGGTAATTGAATTTACCGTGTCTCCTTCAATTTTGGTCAAATTAAAAGGCAATAGTAACACCAATTTCTTTCTCTCGCTTGCGGTTGTTTTTATATCTAAAGTGGAGTATTCCCGCTTTACATCTAATTCCTTTGGTATCGAAGCCGATTCGGGCACTTTTACGACCATTCCTGCTTCAACACCTGTAGCTAAAACTGGATTCAATTTCACTAATTCTTCTTGAGACAAACCAGCCATTTTAGATAAACTGTATAAAGTTTCTTTGGGTTTTACCACATATTCAATATAATTAATTTTTGGAATAATGGGTTTTACCGTTTCTTTTTGAGACGATGCCGTAGCCACTTTTGGCGCAGTTCCTTTAATGATTAGCTTGTAACCAATGGTCAAGTTTGGAATGATTTCTGGATTTTTTTGTTCTAATTCCTCAATCGTGATTCCGTATTGTTTGGCAATCGAATATTTGGTTTCTTTAGGAAGTACCTCGTGATAGACTACTTTTTCTGCTGTTGCAACAGGTTTTTTCGTCTTTGCAGCCGATGGAATAACCAAAATTTGTCCTATTTGAAGTCCTAATTTTTCCAAATCGGGATTCACTTTCTTCAAGTCTTCCTCAGTAATGCCATATTTATTTTCGATGCCATACAAAGTTTCTTTGGGTTCTACTTTATGTGTTTTTACTGTCGAATTTGTTTTCTTGCTATCTCCTTTTTTAGGAATCAGCAAAACACTATTGGGCTTTAAACCATTCTGAGCATCAGGGTTCAATTGATAAATATCATAAGGTGTGACATTGTATTTCTGGGCAATTTGGGTAATAGTTTCTCCCTTTTCTACTTTGTGCTTATCATAATTTTGCGCCAAAACCCTAGCAGAAACTAATATTATAAAAATACAAATGATTCTCTTTATCATAATTCAAATACTTTAAAAGTTAATCCACAGCCATTTCGATGGCATTACCGATCTACATTTTACTTGCCAATAAAAATAGTGTTTTCAAAATCAATATAAAAACAAAAAATCAATTTCTTTATTGCTATTGAAATTGATTTTTGTGATTTTAATTAAATATAAGTTCTATTCCCACTCGATAGTTGCTGGCGGTTTAGAGCTAATGTCATACACGACTCTATTCACACCTTTTACTTTATTGATTATATCATTTGACACTTTCATCAAGAATTCATAAGGCAAATGCACCCAGTCTGCAGTCATCCCATCGGTAGATTGAACTGCTCTAAGGGCTACTACTTTTTCGTAAGTACGCTCATCGCCCATTACTCCAACGCTATTTACAGGCAGCAAAATAGCTCCGGCTTGCCAAACTTGATCATACAATCCCCAAGATTTCAATCCGTCGATAAACACTTTATCGACTTCTTGCAGAATTCGAACTTTTTCGAGTGTGATATCGCCTAAAATTCTGATGGATAATCCAGGTCCTGGGAAAGGATGTCTTCCTAATAATTCAGGGTCAATGCCAA is part of the Flavobacterium nackdongense genome and encodes:
- a CDS encoding OsmC family protein; amino-acid sequence: MTSKVTYLGDLRTSSIHLQSGSEIISDAPLDNNGKGEAFSPTDTVANALASCMMTVMGIKARDLNVDFTGSTAAVTKIMQAEPRRISAIEVVFDMNLATDEKTKTILERTAMTCPVFLSLNTEIEKKISFNWK
- a CDS encoding DUF3820 family protein; amino-acid sequence: MEQDPKQLIKLAHTKMPFGKYEGRYLIDLPEYYVVWYSNKGFPKGELGQQLQLIYELKLNGLEELIRNIKKRYPKPL
- a CDS encoding LysM peptidoglycan-binding domain-containing protein, which encodes MIKRIICIFIILVSARVLAQNYDKHKVEKGETITQIAQKYNVTPYDIYQLNPDAQNGLKPNSVLLIPKKGDSKKTNSTVKTHKVEPKETLYGIENKYGITEEDLKKVNPDLEKLGLQIGQILVIPSAAKTKKPVATAEKVVYHEVLPKETKYSIAKQYGITIEELEQKNPEIIPNLTIGYKLIIKGTAPKVATASSQKETVKPIIPKINYIEYVVKPKETLYSLSKMAGLSQEELVKLNPVLATGVEAGMVVKVPESASIPKELDVKREYSTLDIKTTASERKKLVLLLPFNLTKIEGDTVNSITNRLKKDKFLNMTLDFYSGALMAIDSARSIGIPVDVSIFDSQETKNSSNIATIHQQNNLESAHAIIGPFYQNNVEKTAALLTDKNVAVISPLSKDIGNAFPNLYQTIPTAEALKRAVFEYMISKGGNIIAVVDKKKESARQFIQQNYPEVKFAALLENGSLSAESFKSLLVKGKINYVLLASENTGMVKWTMATMMSVMATYNVELVIMEPNETLDTDEINFENLTKLKLMYPSIARENESMEALIFEKEYRKKNKIAPSTYATRGFDVTFDTMMRLAQDKTYQETADSVATEQVDNKFEFYKKTDGGYTNKGIYILYYDTDLTIKEAK
- a CDS encoding DUF4268 domain-containing protein; the protein is MYSKEEAQRLKREFWIEFAEKYPRKWILYDTKIKDFSFKFFADNKKAQVLIDIEHRDDEKRIIYFEKLESLKSILEDDFVKDLVFEKNFTLESGKIISRIWVEKLQLSISNRNHWNEIFDFFFENMNALEMFYWEYGDYIRDLETNT